One segment of Candidatus Nanopelagicales bacterium DNA contains the following:
- a CDS encoding ubiquitin-like protein Pup: MPGQENIERKAGHSEHEPQDDATPSPSRVDAEHKAALDADVDALLDEIDDVLEVNAEQFVKSFVQKGGQ, encoded by the coding sequence ATGCCTGGTCAAGAGAACATTGAGCGCAAAGCTGGACACTCAGAACATGAACCTCAAGATGACGCAACGCCTTCGCCATCACGCGTCGACGCCGAACATAAGGCAGCATTGGATGCCGATGTCGACGCACTGCTCGATGAGATTGATGATGTTCTTGAAGTGAATGCAGAACAGTTCGTGAAGTCGTTTGTACAAAAGGGTGGGCAATGA
- the dop gene encoding depupylase/deamidase Dop — protein MTVKRIMGIETEYGITVPGVRVMNAMASSTRLVNAYARNEVMGRQRNPKWDYAEESPLRDARGFDMTRAEADPTQLTDDDITMANVILTNGARFYVDHAHPEYSSPEVTGPRDAVLWDRAGMVVMSKAANYTTTDGVDLPVMLYKNNTDNKGASYGTHENYLMNRATPFASIVAWLTPFFITRQIFTGAGRLGVGQESKTMAYQLSQRADFFEAEVGLETTFKRPIINTRDEPHCDAERFRRLHVIVGDANMSDTATYLKMGTTSLVLSMLESGFLSGKDLSVAEPIRSMYAVSHDVSLRQRVGLSGDRHWTAIEIQRELWEWAALYCEAEYGADIDPETRDVLALWGDVLDRLDRDPMDCADVLDWVAKLRLMEAYRTRDNLEWGSAQLQVIDLQYSDIRKDRGLSQRLEERGQLRRMFTDEQIERARIHPPEDTRAYFRGECLRKYPNEISAASWDSLVFDLPGRESLTRVPTLEPSRGTKALVEELLVQANTAEELIALLSA, from the coding sequence ATGACCGTGAAGCGGATCATGGGGATAGAAACCGAGTATGGAATCACGGTGCCCGGAGTGCGCGTCATGAACGCAATGGCTTCGTCAACTCGTTTAGTCAATGCTTATGCGCGTAATGAAGTGATGGGACGCCAACGAAATCCCAAATGGGATTACGCAGAGGAGTCACCGTTACGCGATGCGCGTGGGTTTGATATGACCCGTGCGGAAGCTGATCCAACACAGCTCACTGACGATGACATCACAATGGCAAACGTAATCTTGACTAACGGTGCGCGATTTTATGTTGATCACGCGCATCCAGAATATTCCTCACCCGAGGTAACTGGGCCCAGAGATGCAGTTCTATGGGATCGAGCTGGCATGGTGGTTATGTCCAAGGCCGCAAATTACACCACCACGGATGGCGTTGATCTGCCTGTCATGTTGTACAAAAACAACACTGACAACAAAGGTGCCTCGTATGGCACCCATGAAAATTATCTTATGAATCGTGCGACACCATTTGCTTCGATTGTTGCGTGGTTGACGCCATTCTTTATCACCCGACAGATCTTCACAGGGGCAGGACGCCTTGGGGTAGGTCAAGAATCCAAAACAATGGCGTACCAACTCAGTCAACGTGCTGATTTTTTCGAGGCTGAAGTTGGTCTAGAAACAACATTTAAGCGACCAATTATCAACACTCGTGATGAACCGCATTGTGATGCTGAGCGGTTTCGGCGGCTTCATGTGATCGTTGGCGATGCGAACATGAGCGACACGGCAACCTATTTAAAGATGGGCACCACGTCTCTTGTGCTCAGTATGTTGGAAAGCGGCTTCCTCTCTGGAAAAGACTTGTCCGTTGCTGAACCGATTCGCTCGATGTACGCAGTGAGTCACGATGTCTCTTTGCGCCAGCGAGTAGGTCTGTCTGGGGATCGACACTGGACTGCAATTGAAATTCAGCGCGAACTTTGGGAGTGGGCAGCCTTGTATTGCGAGGCTGAATATGGGGCGGATATTGACCCTGAAACTCGAGATGTACTTGCACTGTGGGGCGATGTGCTTGATCGGCTTGATCGGGATCCAATGGATTGCGCTGATGTATTGGATTGGGTAGCCAAACTGCGCCTCATGGAGGCCTATCGCACTCGAGATAATTTGGAGTGGGGGTCTGCTCAATTACAGGTCATTGATCTTCAATATTCAGATATTCGAAAAGATCGTGGGCTCTCGCAACGGCTGGAAGAGCGAGGCCAATTGCGGCGAATGTTCACCGATGAACAAATTGAACGTGCACGTATTCACCCCCCAGAAGACACGCGTGCGTACTTCAGGGGTGAATGTCTTCGTAAATATCCCAATGAAATCTCGGCCGCATCATGGGATTCACTTGTCTTTGACTTGCCGGGACGTGAATCACTCACACGAGTGCCCACCCTTGAGCCAAGTAGGGGCACGAAGGCGTTAGTTGAGGAGTTGCTCGTTCAAGCCAACACGGCCGAAGAACTCATAGCCCTGTTGAGTGCGTGA